The genomic segment GATGCTTGTTCCTGCGTCCTTTGGGCGTTTCCCTGGAGGACTCTGACGGAGCCGCTGTTCTCGTTACTCTGGCTAAtgccgccgcggtgctgtcgTTATCCGCTTTGCCAGTGGCTTGGCtgttgctcttcttctttgaGTTCCATCCTCGGCCATTCTCCGTTTCTccgggagcagcagcagcagctgaaaTCTGTGGCACATTCTCTAAACGACCCGgtgtcgccggcagcggcgtggcacCCTCGCGTTCAGTTAAAGGGAGCGAATTCGCAGCATGGACGGATGTGTAGAGGTTCTGTGCCGCAAACCCCTGCTCAGCTGCAGCCCAGCGCTCCCTTTCCGTCtcacgcgccgccgcctcctcaagCGTGGGGTGATCCTTCCGCCGTTTCGCCTTTTTGCAGTTCACGCAGCCCATTGTATGTGCTGCGCCCGGCGGCGCTTCTGCGTTCGTTGGCCGTGGAGAATTGTCTGGTAGAGCAGGtgcgcagagggagaggtgaaaggtgtgtgtgctgctgctgctgcactcggAGCGGACGAGAGCAACCGGTGGAGACTGAAAAAAGAAGCCTTCCTTCTGGAGGGTTGATGCGTTGTTTATTCAGATTCGATCTACAAGGGCAAACAACGGAAGTGGCACACGTGAAGCGGGCAAAAACACGCAGGTAGAAGTacgtggcggcgctcgcaAAGGCGGTGGCACTGCTGCGTTTGCACGAGTGGCAATGTGTCACGATGCGCCGTCGTTAAGCTCCACTGGTGCAATGAAACAGGGGGAGAGCACTACTCGCGCGCTTATACCCTCAATGAATCCGTTGCTTCTTGCACcttcggtgtgtgtgtgtgtgtgtgtgtatgtgtgtgtgtgtgtgtgtgtgtgtgtgtgtgtgtgtgtatgaaggcgagagagcgaaggcAGTGCAGAGCGAATAAATCAATGCGTGAAgagaaacaaagaaaaagcgGTGGCTTGTTCTCCTTCCAAGAGTTTCTGGCAGGCATCAGGCCGAGGGGCGGCATGCTCGATGTGGCGCTCAACTTGCACGTTGCAGAGCCGCTAAAGACGACGTCTCCGATGCCAGTACAGCAACTTCGCCTCTTGTGGCCCTTACTCCACACCGTGCGCGATGGTGGGAGAGAAGTGATGGGGTGCGGTAACTCGGCCGTGCTCCTGCGCATCCCCCTCTACTTCACCTAATGCGCGAGAATACACGTGCAcatgcacgtgcgcgccACAAAAGAAAAGTGCAGTAGCAGCTGCGAGTCGATGTTCATTGACTGCCTTGATGCCTTTCCGTTCCCTCTCCAGTTACGTCTATGGTGGTCAACTGACCCTCCAACTGGCAGTGGtagagcagctgccgcctcgacgggagcacacacacacacacacacacacacacacacatacacatacgcatGTGCATACCCGACGGATGtgtcagcgctgctgctgctgcttttccttttctttagctgagagagaggggcggtgGATGAACGCAGGCCATTTATATGGCCGTGtctccttcccttctctgcctGCGCACGGGCACACGGGCACACATGCGCCGCATCAACGCCGAGCGGTTCCTCTCCACGGGCTAGAGGTCCGTCAGCATGTTCTGCGGCAGACCTTTGCGAAAGCGCGTCTTGAGCACAAAGTCGCGCGCCAGCTGATGACCCCTCGCCGGCTCCAGCGGGCCAACGTGGATGCTGGCGTCGAACGGGTCTCCTGGAACGACGTCCCACTGATGAAACCGGAAGAGCGGAAAAGCCTGCCCGTGCGTGAGCATGCGTATCTGCGTCTCCAGACCAAAGCTGTCCATGGCAGGTACCAACGCGTGTGCTCGGATAAGGGTTGTGGCGGCGATAGGCTCTTCGCCGAGCATCGCgccacgtcgctgctgcaggatgTCGCCGAGCTGTACGACACACTCGGGTGCGCACAAGATCTCAACAGCCATCACCGGCTCCATCAGTCGAGGGCGGGCACCAAACAGAGAGTGACGGAgtgccgtgcgcgcgttcGAGAGGACGACGGCGTCACGGGTCGATGCGTCAATGTCGGCAAAGATAAGCTTTGCGGCCACGCCGCGGACCATCTCACCCACCAAAGGGCCGGCCGCCATAGTGGAACGGAAGGCCGAGACGACAGCACGCTGGTGGGCGGCTTTGAGAGGGTGATGGGCCTCCTCTGCCAAGGTGTCGTCAATGAGAATGCTGGGCCCCTTCGTGCCGTCCGGCCCAGCAGCTagcacgtgctgcgcgtcgAGCGCGTCAAAGCCGTAGTCACGTCGCAATATCGTCCACAGCTTACGCGGCTGACGGTCTTCGTCGAGCTCCGTCGagaagaggcgcagctgctcgtacTCGATTGCTTGCGTGAAAGTGCGTGGCAGTGCCCCGCTTACAAAGCCGACGGAGTTGTTGCGCGTTCCCGTCATGGCCAGCAGGCCTTCCGCGTCTTGCACCGTCTCTGCGAACGTCACGAACGGCTGCGAAATACCGACCGGCACGCTAGGGCACAGACCATGGCGGAGTTCGTGCAGCGCTGTgtccagctgcagctcccCAAAGCCGCTGATCGTGTACTCGCCAGTTTCCTCTTTGTGTACGTCGAGACCAGGGGAGGTGCGGAGCAGCACGCCGAGACCGTCCTGGACACTGCTGGCTTTCGCTGGGTCGCGCACCTCCATCGAGACGTGCAGCAGTGGCTGCGGGAACCCCAACGAGCGCACCTTGATGGGTACAACCCACTCTGAAGTGATGCCGCAAGCTTCgggaggagcgggagcgCCTTCGTCCTCGGCCAacacggctgccgccgcggcgccgcccaccAGAACAATGTGCGACCCCGATCGCGCCGGCAAGCCCGTCGCGTACACCGTCTGCCCCGCGGTGGCTCGTTGAACCGGCACAAAGCCATCTTCCACAGTACGCAGGTACAGACCCTGTACCTCCACCTCATAGTACGGGTCCGCGTCACTGCTGAACTCGTCAAAGGCGATTAGCCGGAGTCTCGACTGGCCACCGTTGCAGCTACTCGACACCCATGCGCCCTTGCTCTTGCTCCTGCTGTTTACACGCAGAGTGCCGTACGTGACGCGCACGACGGCTGCCAGGGTATCCTTGGCTTCGAAGACACGCTGGAGAGATGCGACAGCGATGACAAGGTCGTCGGCCCTCGCTGTAGCGGCGccaccctccttcccctcagcggcggcagcggcagcgtctctCATAGAGCACAACGCACTTGTGCCGTACTTCTCGGAGAGCCACCGCGAACGAGCCGGAGGTGCCGGCAACACACTGAGGATTGCATCCAAGGTCTCTCCGGTAGGGGCGCCGCAGAAGTAGCGCAttgcctcctgcagcgccgagaGCGGCGAGCGAGGCAGCTTGGCGAGGTCAGGCGAGAGGGtctgcgctgcctcgcccGTCACCGAGTGCGCGACGATTTTGTAGAGTGGTTCCAGCACGAACTGCACAAAACTGGGGCGCTGACGGAAGTTAACAATCTTCTTGAATTCCTTCTTTTCATATGTGGTTTGCCCCCACAGCTTCGtcgcgagcgcagcggcgttgaTGCGTGGGTACGCCGCCGCGTACTTCATCGCGAACGTCTCCAGTGAAAAGCAGAGGCCAAGTTTGACAGAAGAGAAGCACACCGTGCCACGCTCAGGGGATACAAGGAAGGCGTCATACGTGGTGCCACAGCTCGCGATGACGTTGTTGACAGCATCCACGACCATGCGCAGCTTGCGGTACGCGTCGAGCGGTGGTAGCTTGATGTCGATCATGAGACGGTCCACCTTGGTAATGACAAGGACAATCGGCAACTGCTCATTTACAAtggcgtggcgcagcagccgctcgcTGTGGTCGCTCAACGACTCTGCCGCGTCGACACAGAACAGAACGGCGTCCGCAAGACGCATGCCGGACGCGGTCTCACCAATCAGATCCGGATGTCCCGGAGTGTCAATGACCGTGATTTGCCGAGAAGtcggctgcagctccgcgcccCCAGTGATGATGGTCAGCACGTGGCTCTTCAATGTCATCTCTCGATCAACCTCATCCTGTCGCTTGTGGTACGAAcgctcgtgcagcagcagctcgaccAGCGACGTCTTGCCATGGTGGAGGGAGCCAGCAACCACGACGTTCCGCATGCGGTCGGGTAGGGTGGAGAGAACGTCTAGGTAGTTCTGCGAAGCCGACGCGCTGTGTGGCCGTTGGTGATGACGATCGCCGTCCAGCAGTACCAGCTGTGAAGACGCTGTGCCTTCCCGCCCGGCATAGCGGTTCTCCAGCAAGAACTGCGCTTCATTGCTCCAGCCCACGGCTCGGCGCCCGTGCGACTGCAGCTCGCTCTGGTCCACCAGTGGCTCGTGCAGCGCCTGTGTGCCCTCCTCACCAATGACAAGTTCGACATCGTCACTGAAGTCGGAGTGGCTCCCCGAATCACTTCTGTCGAGAGGTCGACCGTGAGCGTCCTCCTCGGCACTGCGCGACCTGGACTTGGAGCTGCCTCGCGACTCCTGAACAGAGCGCCATTCGGATCTGCCTTCTTCACCCCCCCTACCAtcgccgttgctggcgctggtgcggtTTCCATACTCGTCGTAGCCGAAGTCCATCGACgtgtcccccctccctctctcacactGTTTACTTGCTGtatgcgcaggaggaggaagagagagagagagatgccaAGTGAAGCAAAAAAACGCAGCCACGCATGCGTGTTGCGGGCacgggtgtgtgtgcagcgagagaggaggagagggacgACAGAAAGAAAGCAGAGTAtcggagggggtggtggtggtgtgtgtgtgtggggggggggcgtgccCAGTGGCTTGAGACATCGCTTCCGTGGAAGCGAGAGAGATCGTGAGGACGGATCGCCTACCTCCTGAAACGGTGAGGACACGACGGCACACAGGCAAAGCGCGCACCACTAACCCCTTTCCCTCCACGCTGGAACGGCTGCGGGGTCTCCCCCTAGCTGATCCCAGAGCTGTTCATTCACGCCCTTCTGCGATAATATTCCTTTCCTCCAGTGATTGTGAGCACCAGAAGGACTGCAACCAACATAAAGATACACATAAGGgaacgacggcggcggtggggcgtgtgtgagggCCAGGCTGCAACTCCTGTCATGGTAGCTGCATCACAAGAGAGAAAAGTTGTGAGCTGCGTGTCGCCGCGTATACAACCTGGTTGCACCCGCTGGGCACACCCGACAAagaccaacacacacacacacagaaagaagAGGCGCCTCCTCGGGGGTGGTGATCTCATCCTTGCCCTTTTGCCCTCGCATTGAGCAGAGGGCACTCCCACCAGCAGCCCCGAAAGCCACACGCTCAGCTGTGCCGCTCGTAACGCAGTGAGCCCTCTGGAttccgcagcgacggcgcgggcGTATTCGGGGCGTTGTAAAAAGTTGCCAACACACACTGCTCCAGCGACATTTGATGCTGGCGCTGCTCTAGCGAGTTGCGAACCTGCcgctcgcgcacctccttcaACTCCTCCGGCGACTCCGCCTCCAGACGCATGGCCATGCAGTTCACCATCTGCGCAATATCGGGGCGTCGCGTCTCCAGCCTCTCCGTGTGCAGGAACGCCACGAGAAGAAGCGAAAAGCCGCAGATGAGAAGCACAGCCAAGTACGACTGCGTCTCCGGTCGGAAGTTGTACTCCGTTCTCCGCACTTCCCAGTCAAGGCATGAGACCAGCCCTAACCGATTGATGTAGAGGGTACGCGACAGCCGATCATCCTCCAACACCGCCAAGTCCTTGTGTGCTTGATTGATGAGTTCGCGCTGCGCGGAGACGCTCGTAATGTTGCGGTTGCGGTGGAAGCCGGAGCGGActtgctgcagcagcagcattcGTATCGTCACATTGGGGATCCGGTGCGTCGCCTTCAGGTACCGGCGATACAGGAGGGCAACGGCATCACTCGGAATGAGAGCGGACATGATGGCAGCGGAGAACAATGAAAGGCTTGCAAGAAGGGTGTGGAGATACAGGGAGCGTAATGAAAGAGGAGAGCAAGGCTTTACGAGGAGACGATACGGGAAAAGTGGTAAGACGCGTTTCAAACtaaaaaagagggaggaggggtgtgGGCCCAGCCCAGCCACAGATTCACCTACACCCGCAAACCCACGCGAACACGCTACGATACCAAGAGGCACGGTAACTCGACTGCAAGGTGGGGAAGCAACATCCAAGAACAaaataaatatatatataaaccGCAGCACTCGCGATACAAGCTCCCATACGCAGGCtggctctctccctcaccgaGAAAGACACGCTGGTGATTCGAGCGTGCGCCCCCTCTCTTGAAGAAGAGCTGCACGCGTTGTCCGAGGACTCGTTACACGCGAGATAGCAAGGGTAAGCACAGAAGAGAGTGCGAAGAATGCACGACCAATGCTACTACATATGCGACCGAGATGGCTGAGAAGTACGCAGAGGGGCGCGTGAAGCTGTTggctggtggcggtgacggctAAGATTTCAGGAACTGCTTGAATACTCCGCCTCCCAAAACACACGCAGAGTCCGAAGCCGATCACACGGTGCAGAAGAAGACTGCCGCGACACGTGCTTGTACGGTGCTCGCGTAGCCCGTCTCCTATTTCGTGAAAATGTCCGCTGGTCCACGCTGCACCGTTCGCTAGCCCTGATGCTCTACCTCTCGCCCACCACCTAAAGGCTGCTTGGCACTATGCGTGCAACACAACGTGTGCTTCCTCGCCTGACTCCCTTACTACTATGCCTACAAGATACGTGTGTGCCGAGATGAATAAAAgcttctgcgtgtgcgttgcaGCGAGCAAGTTTGCTTACGAAAGGACAATACATGTGTaccaagagagaggggcacgCATATGTCACGCAGTTGTCGCCGCCTTGCGGATGTCCCGGTTGAGGTGCAAGGAATAAGTCGATGGGAGACGAGAGACAGAGCGAGAAGGGGAAAGCGAAATTCGTTCAGTGCTCCAAAGGAATAGCGGCCGCTTTGGGGACGCTGCCTCCGATCCTCTACCGGAGCTAGCCATAAACCCTGACAAGAACTACGCTCCCCCACTCTCCTTGCGCGTTGTTCGACCCCGCCCGTATTTGACCTGCGGCCTCGATGCTTCATCttcttgtgcgtgcgtgggggggggaagaggggcgcAGGCACTCACAAGGGTGAAGTGGAGTCGGCCCGTGACCATCTTGCGTGCTTCACTGCCTTCCTGTAGCAAATAAGAATAAAGCGTGAGTGAGTGTGGCTTTGCGTAATTGCTGTCGAGGAATACGCCACAAAAAAGAATGAGATCAGCACTAGCATCGACAACCATGCAAAAGCAAGCGCACATACATAAACACGCATggatgggaggggaggggcagatGGTGTCGAGCAGCATTGGATGCTTCAGTACTCGATAAGCCACAGGAAGAGTGCAGCACACCGGAGAGCAGGGCATAGAGTCGGCCAAGAGGTGTTTCGGCATCTATTTCCATGGCGGCGTAGGGGCAGTGCTTAGCCCAGCACGTTCCTCCGCGAGCGAGATAGTCGCTTGAGCCACCGCGAAATTCCCAAAGGAGGACCGACGCTGAGGTCCAGCTCGGGCGGCAACCCGCCCGTAACCAGCATCGCTCAGCATGCCAAATTCGCAGTCGTCTGTGCGCCGGCGGGCAGAGCTCAAGGTGTAGGCAGAGGTATCTCGATTGCCTGCGACTGCAGGGGAAACGAACTCAGTCGGTGCGCTCGAAAAGGCACGACAATGCGACCACATCGACAGGGGCTTCCGATCCGCAGCAGTGGAAACAGTAACTCGCTCATCCTTctcagcggcaacggcgcagcCTCGAActgcgctgcaggcgttgTCTGAACGGTAGCTCTGGTTAGCAGGACTGGGCACTTTCTTTGCTCCATGGTGCAAGTTCTCTTCCCATCCTGGCGCTGGACAAGAGCACGCCTCGCTGAAAAGGGCAGCACAGGCACGTACGAGTGAAACATCCACCAAGGCGGGCGTGAGTGCAGATGCGGCATTCTTGccttgcggctgctgcagtgtGGCAAGTAGCTTGCCATACACAACACCTTGCAGATCGGCAGACACGCAGAGCTGGCGTGCCATAGCATCGAAGTGCTCCAGGGTAGCTTGCGTCGCCGCGTGGGCTGACTCCATTGCCATGTGCAGCTCTTCTAGAGCCTCCACTGCGCTTGTGGGGGCGGAAGggctcgctgctgcagcagcccgGGAACGCTCTTGCACACAACGCTGCTCCAGAATAGGAAGTAGTTGCGCGTGCATCGCGCTCAGAATGACACGTATCTCCGCCAGTGAGCTCAGCATGTCTCGTGCAAATGCAGCTTGCATCGAGGTTGGCTCAGCCATCAGCGACAGCCGATAGGTCGACACCTGGCGAACTTGTGCGTTGTCCAGCTCCGACCTTAGTCTCTTGTTTTCACGTGCCATTCTGTCGACCTCGGCCACAAGCCCCTCGATTCGCTCCTGCTTTTCGCTCACCGTATTCTGCAAGACTTTTTGTGCCCCTGCTATCACCGCATCATCCTGCAGCCCATTGCTTGTGAGGTCTGCATCGACAGCAGCTGCCCGCGTGAGCTCCTCGACCGCCCTGCTCTTCTCCGCTGCCAATGCCTCAGCTGCAGCTAGTTGAGTCACCAGCTTCTCATGTgtcgccgccatctcctTATACTGAGTCAGCAGCTTTCTAGCAGCGTCGGCACACTCTTCCTTCTCGGTGCTCGCTCGCTTGTAGCGGGACGCCAGGAGGGCCTTATCCTTGTCAGCTGTGTCGAGCCGCTTCTGCACCTCATCCAGCTCCTTGCGCAGTGTCTCAAGACGCACTACGTTTGCCTGAGCTTCTTCTGCCAGCTGAAAGCCGTCCTTCAGCTTCTTCACCGCGGCATCGCGCTCCTCCATGGATTTCGCCATCGACTTCTGCATGGATGCACATTCGTCCTtgagacgctgcagctcgcccTTGCGGGAGAACAGAATCTGC from the Leishmania major strain Friedlin complete genome, chromosome 32 genome contains:
- a CDS encoding small nuclear ribonucleoprotein component-like protein; translated protein: MDFGYDEYGNRTSASNGDGRGGEEGRSEWRSVQESRGSSKSRSRSAEEDAHGRPLDRSDSGSHSDFSDDVELVIGEEGTQALHEPLVDQSELQSHGRRAVGWSNEAQFLLENRYAGREGTASSQLVLLDGDRHHQRPHSASASQNYLDVLSTLPDRMRNVVVAGSLHHGKTSLVELLLHERSYHKRQDEVDREMTLKSHVLTIITGGAELQPTSRQITVIDTPGHPDLIGETASGMRLADAVLFCVDAAESLSDHSERLLRHAIVNEQLPIVLVITKVDRLMIDIKLPPLDAYRKLRMVVDAVNNVIASCGTTYDAFLVSPERGTVCFSSVKLGLCFSLETFAMKYAAAYPRINAAALATKLWGQTTYEKKEFKKIVNFRQRPSFVQFVLEPLYKIVAHSVTGEAAQTLSPDLAKLPRSPLSALQEAMRYFCGAPTGETLDAILSVLPAPPARSRWLSEKYGTSALCSMRDAAAAAAEGKEGGAATARADDLVIAVASLQRVFEAKDTLAAVVRVTYGTLRVNSRSKSKGAWVSSSCNGGQSRLRLIAFDEFSSDADPYYEVEVQGLYLRTVEDGFVPVQRATAGQTVYATGLPARSGSHIVLVGGAAAAAVLAEDEGAPAPPEACGITSEWVVPIKVRSLGFPQPLLHVSMEVRDPAKASSVQDGLGVLLRTSPGLDVHKEETGEYTISGFGELQLDTALHELRHGLCPSVPVGISQPFVTFAETVQDAEGLLAMTGTRNNSVGFVSGALPRTFTQAIEYEQLRLFSTELDEDRQPRKLWTILRRDYGFDALDAQHVLAAGPDGTKGPSILIDDTLAEEAHHPLKAAHQRAVVSAFRSTMAAGPLVGEMVRGVAAKLIFADIDASTRDAVVLSNARTALRHSLFGARPRLMEPVMAVEILCAPECVVQLGDILQQRRGAMLGEEPIAATTLIRAHALVPAMDSFGLETQIRMLTHGQAFPLFRFHQWDVVPGDPFDASIHVGPLEPARGHQLARDFVLKTRFRKGLPQNMLTDL